The following proteins are encoded in a genomic region of Corticium candelabrum chromosome 11, ooCorCand1.1, whole genome shotgun sequence:
- the LOC134187349 gene encoding intermembrane lipid transfer protein VPS13C-like has protein sequence MQHLKVKVEDIHIVYRDIVSVPRSPFVLGFSLDSIIMETDNPSQCETDCVGKKLYLNSLALYWNTGVGSKNELTWQYLKDHIARTATSVDSNSYLLKPVSAEAKLKINYGSDLGTSVPKMSAAIQLDDLTVELSSLQFRDMIKLYNMWDMMDRNSPYRKYQPKTKLSPPSPCNVVRQWWQYAINGVIEVQIKPSRWYLDKMLQHWLWFKEYLSCFEQKLKQPNLPPNVIRKLKV, from the exons ATGCAGCATCTCAAG GTGAAAGTTGAAGACATTCACATAGTGTACAGGGACATT GTTTCTGTCCCGAGGTCTCCGTTTGTTCTTGGATTTAGCTTGGATAGCATTATCATGGAG ACTGATAATCCGTCTCAGTGTGAAACTGACTGTGTCGGAAAG AAGTTGTATCTTAACTCACTTGCGCTCTATTGGAATACAGGAGTCGGGTCGAAAAATGAACTTACATGGCAG TACCTCAAAGATCACATTGCTCGTACTGCTACATCTGTTGATTCGAATTCTTACC TTTTGAAGCCAGTTTCTGCTGAAgccaaattgaaaattaattaCGGATCTGATCTGGGCACAAGTGTCCCTAAGATGTCAGCTGCTATTCAGCTGGATGATCTAACTGTGGAACTCTCTAGTCTTCAG TTTCGTGATATGATCAAACTCTATAACATGTGGGATATGATGGATAGAAACAGTCCTTACAGAAAATATCAACCGAAAACCAAACTGTCTCCTCCTAGCCCTTGCAATGTGGTGAGACAATG GTGGCAGTATGCCATCAATGGTGTGATTGAAGTACAAATCAAGCCATCCAGATGGTATTTAGACAAGATGCTGCAGCACTG GCTTTGGTTCAAAGAATATTTAAGTTGTTTTGAGCAGAAGTTGAAGCAGCCTAATTTACCGCCAAATGTTATACGTAAACTAAAGGTATGA
- the LOC134187191 gene encoding intermembrane lipid transfer protein VPS13C-like translates to MLILKFLETNLSAVAICVARAEADQRIPPPNDAHSEQGGSGYFGWAINKVSAWLGYDDDSTVVMPSTSDHRGSGIADFLDKMPPDEKERFYSSIGYSSYRVSSLKPKEYVKTVVRLVVCKLRLLLSGQQGNIGAVVLHDFEMLFEQRPSAEAIKVLAEVTRISLWGKPTDILQPRLIHVLKDQYSVHNLVGQTNKLFQLEFETNPLERAADFSVKAYLCPVEVKLDPPTFIEVGNFLTVEDPNYVDVLLKFAEQKLEEFRRQATENLMYSLENRKVVLLDLNLSSPCFIIPEFNEAASMRSSIVIDFGHLSVRQRFDRRESVQAHLYDSLLMDSAFVQYDIRVANIRVLVVDHDDDWKKALSLKCSPIDVLVPTELNITVLQSIQSHNPLLPKLQIKSVMPSLKILVSDKQLGTLLKVFNSLRFGQTERLSQRRLPELSPQASYKQSCTYTQDDVLAIVEVTANSSSEVFSADDALSFYSAEDDFPDGFDFPDRFDSPDKQPVNPSTFVGQSFIHFDLRLDQLQIDLRQVERNGSLQDHLSIDCRHLCFKADFRKDSWQAQLKLSEATISDKKRPDGQGHLKLLLSSSCEELIIIDVAWMDKKSFYFTKAPHWGEWEWILFVALNNLQIQADQDAFFEIRAVLERIGDACEPHIQDSLSVESSTESNAVIVSDSNQSLLDLEADGSDSWHVKVQLESLKVLVVENKRCFAVVNIHDLGVKMSVSESSTVIEAKLQGLEIISKHRSVLYKNILSLDQTDDIVFDIQLRLGNGKASSQEMFSNALTANFGRLKIIYLHYFFNRVNLFARSFTNAWAQLAKTTETVAKSAQKTVTELQQSGSSIEVRITVSAPLLHIPESSRSRNALLLNLGTFHIRNSLTDYHSARLTSLSSAMFAQEKPVGSGVQVEHYRLQFEEFGLVRQIKDGQHRVNRVLLKQLKLGIDMTRNLSVAYQDESIPLVHVWGEIPSLCVLLNELDYHAVITTYERNLGQSFSSTQYEERDEVHRDMTDMGSVRPTVKLRLSVKNMKLVLYTNSDQLPLRLATNQNYGNPFACFKISSIHLNGVMLADGAQKLTASALDVSVHDTRPNRPGAIKQILSHGKGIPSETNPLVPSLTIKYEAEPNSDRSVAVEFDRPRICLCVKFLLRLQQFLEDDMDETEETVIDGMPRMRTSELGEAKVNAAETSTQHRGHFGRRFAQSIRKVASQLTSVEEQATDAVPNTTDENCIVPERKSRWSSVRKHVNRSFHGVAAHIVTAPGGTARSPDIQTIPEDDVISNNVDGPLLSRSVSPVPPSQTSATPWKLSLHINCKLAQLTVPERAKDKDCPALVILWDKLTLEAFKEAGKTHIAASIQDLEMVSCVLIKPAESRVQVLRPCKAEIEGNFTTAEESMLLRLFQIDVTLYHSVLETMNSLLKSYQKNTNQGEVIADISSEGGEDLLVPQKVNLDRWNSQEFEQNTSIAESSKDQQLVVDAENISVTIQVKHTDLYRPVVVFSAAVNAELLNWSHFPTAGADIHLQASYYNLSTDAWEPLIEPTEDENGEYRKWKMSFHLIQLLNQPAVFKTDVKGEDELIQEALSLSGSEVSLAGTSATRRDSLYSMSNHSSSHSSLGSSVLTRINLAPRRSSSRSSMIITDDQLSSDDTDGPLSSGSELTIPGSVICTCIILTSTEPVHLVASSASITTLTTAFDAWYNDNSHPNRQSLFHPSVDEILIQIENSSGLKTSVIPEEGLLESGSENSKFAVESNSCLALLYSHTNGRITLTPTTANNPVGQYDHFPLQRVEPQEVVHGSSDDEDSEIVDDIDEPQLKNEVQPDQNSELGNCVLSDTGISLEPSKQVSDSTWVTPGESSQTESSEKLCDPELQKHKSGTPTNIVCPSSDMIFTAGDTYPSLENLNDVLHSEDETDQDCDPFQGVGDVFEEDVLDDDYLEDSTMQETSPSLFQFSAPASPRSHNIHQVLDIKQLFSLQFENAERMSNVPLNKTCSTLLPVGNADENDQRFAVCEVVCKPHKKTVQIRSPLQIENHLSDKIEILYQMPDDSADGYTHSLTANSGEILSVPIHVAYKGKIFLKPSGYKKGAEALMWVPESKQASRFLKFESEEGDLAPIIVQVSWKTSLCQFGFGRKTSSTTILHIHPPVVIANLLPIDILFRLEDEYGKYQNIAKGKDKHLVQFHRVSGVHTVQVKILGYQNRGEWVGAFEFSSDTSSSENISFKVASVSDTGKRKTLHLGVHVVKEMGVRLTVYCCYWIINKTTLPLIFKGKGGFHQRSIESDEGVLLLSFRRMVEHKLKFMLHNATSWSSYFAVKAVGNVDAVSCEHDDTVYDVYVTIEMSYTSLTKIVTLTPRYVVHNKSQYTLQCLSPPRNTSFVLKPTECLPFWPTKTKQMQLQLLGSDILSWPFDFNEATSFLLLLHESLTKPVTTISVNIQEEGVGRIIVLGPYYAGAAPIRLDNFLSSASIEFHQADSGQTHILQPEKSIMYTWDEPLKPKYICWRLAGSKEEKRKLYCIDGKGEFVIPVRRSTFVAARQVLATVTPLLPTITSESEEDQDSSVYDQDSSVDDETSRGRDETDLFRRRKRLQAVHSVGHWVNFLDGSQRAIVFTVDPKIVKKATQVEQLDKAYTDLFVSFSGVSVSIIDRQPREIAHISTFGTANWEICRQGENNVDTEWQPLNVQLSNSVEEQYEKLHQQDDSLSSHKKQQVEVLFDGEMPEMVKPYAGKLRRTYNPGFWYRWALSQTRSVNHFKIGRVQVDNQMDDAEYPVAVSELRLPSVMTPVETSFEVAWMSQQINSSCPVQYKMRASIAPLEVSLDLRFIYAVWRALQPGTQENRTEMNEISCDLESIQQLKWQDVIFEGTSVRKSLVEYLHIDPAEVKLNLSLRMADSHHKEDTSKLDKLQLFIGSLGFSLPSFEGVDLLLDSLQRIGVTMDTDECWSLILSHYQHQALSKAYKAILGLDIVGTSSLRGIVQDMTSFSGPLADISMYDVREDGSVKDDLVLGVRSVLGHVSDRTASMVSKTATSIGHRMASLTFDKKFQQKRQTQMKNLSGSVKHGLKMGGQALAMGVFDGVTGLVRQPVQGAKRKGATGLIKGLGKGLVGMVTRPVGGLVDMAAISLRTIRGAETVEPKPIRRPRCIIPGEALQPYSVHQAELQFVIKSLKEPFCHGNYVVDCQLDPRTLLVLTTEFLLLLGRDNADQDWAIDNNSLIGKTVRLSDLSSEQDKAVRIDPTGIRFFQDDCLESVIVIPNSTICMEFANQVRQQLCGDL, encoded by the exons ATGCTGATCTTAAAG TTTCTGGAAACAAACCTTAGTGCTGTTGCCATCTGTGTAGCAAGAGCTGAAGCAGATCAAAGG ATTCCACCACCTAATGATGCTCACTCAGAGCAAGGTGGCAGTGGCTATTTCGGCTGGGCTATCAACAAAGTGTCGGCTTGGCTTGGTTATGATGATGACTCTACTGTTGTTATGCCATCAACTTCAGATCATCGAGGCAGTGGTATTGCTGATTTCTTGGACAAAATGCCTCCTGATGAGAAGGAAAGATTTTACAGCAGCATTGGATATAGCAGCTATAGAGTCTCAAGTCTTAAACCCAAAGAATATGTAAAGACTGTGGTTAGGCTTGTGGTGTGCAAGTTAAGGCTCTTGTTGTCAGGCCAACAAGGAAACATTGGAGCAGTAGTTCTGCATGATTTTGAGATGCTGTTTGAACAAAGGCCATCAGCAGAAGCTATTAAAGTATTAGCTGAAGTAACCAGAATTTCGCTCTGGGGTAAACCTACTGACATTCTCCAGCCTCGACTTATTCATGTACTTAAAGACCAGTACTCGGTGCATAATCTTgtcggacaaacaaacaagttattTCAGTTGGAGTTTGAAACCAACCCACTTGAACGTGCTGCTGATTTTTCAGTCAAAGCATATCTTTGTCCAGTTGAAGTGAAACTGGATCCACCAACTTTTATTGAAGTTGGCAACTTTCTAACTGTAGAAGATCCCAACTATGTCGACGTGTTGTTGAAGTTTGCTGAGCAGAAACTGGAAGAGTTTCGTCGTCAGGCAACTGAAAACCTTATGTACTCTCTTGAAAATCGAAAAGTAGTTCTTCTTGATTTGAATCTGAGCTCACCTTGTTTTATTATTCCTGAATTCAACGAAGCAGCAAGTATGAGATCGTCTATTGTCATAGATTTTGGTCATCTCTCGGTGAGGCAGAGGTTTGATCGTAGGGAAAGTGTTCAAGCCCATTTATATGATTCATTGTTGATGGACAGTGCATTTGTTCAATATGACATCCGGGTTGCAAATATTCGAGTTTTAGTTGTTGACCATGACGACGATTGGAAAAAGGCTCTGTCCCTCAAGTGCTCTCCGATAGATGTCCTTGTTCCCACAGAATTGAATATCACTGTTTTGCAATCAATACAGAGTCACAATCCCCTTCTTCCCAAACTGCAAATAAAGTCAGTAATGCCATCTTTGAAGATTCTTGTGTCAGACAAGCAGCTAGGAACATTACTCAAAGTGTTTAATTCTTTACGTTTTGGTCAAACTGAGCGACTAAGTCAAAGAAGACTACCAGAGCTGAGTCCTCAAGCCAGTTATAAACAATCTTGTACATATACTCAAGATGATGTTCTGGCCATTGTGGAAGTCACTGCAAACTCTTCTTCAGAAGTCTTTTCTGCTGATGACGCGCTCTCATTTTACTCTGCTGAAGACGACTTTCCAGATGGATTCGATTTTCCCGATAGATTTGATTCACCAGATAAACAACCAGTCAACCCATCCACCTTTGTAGGACAGTCTTTCATTCACTTTGACTTAAGACTGGATCAGCTACAAATTGATTTACGtcaagtagaaagaaacgGTTCATTGCAAGATCATCTCTCCATTGATTGCCGTCATCTGTGTTTTAAAGCTGATTTTCGTAAGGACAGCTGGCAAGCTCAGTTGAAATTAAGCGAGGCTACTATCAGTGACAAAAAGCGGCCAGATGGACAAGGCCATCTTAAGTTACTTCTAAGCAGCAGTTGTGAAGAGCTGATTATTATTGATGTAGCCTGGATGGACAAGAAATCATTTTACTTCACTAAGGCTCCTCATTGGGGAGAATGGGAATGGATTTTATTTGTCGCACtaaataatttacaaattCAAGCAGATCAAGATGCTTTTTTTGAAATCAGAGCTGTACTAGAGCGTATAGGTGATGCTTGTGAACCCCACATTCAAGACTCACTTTCAGTCGAAAGCTCTACAGAGAGCAATGCAGTAATAGTTTCTGATTCTAACCAAAGTCTTCTGGACCTAGAGGCTGATGGATCAGACAGTTGGCATGTCAAAGTCCAATTGGAGAGCTTGAAGGTGCTAGTAGTTGAGAACAAGAGGTGTTTTGCTGTTGTAAATATACATGATCTTGGTGTAAAaatgtctgtcagtgagtcaTCGACAGTCATTGAGGCAAAACTTCAAGGCCTTGAAATAATAAGTAAACATCGCAGTGTCCTCTACAAAAACATACTGTCTTTGGATCAGACAGATGATATTGTTTTTGATATACAATTGCGACTCGGGAATGGAAAAGCATCATCACAGGAGATGTTTAGCAATGCTTTGACAGCAAACTTTGGTCGACTTAAAATAATCTATCTGCATTATTTCTTTAATCGAGTGAACTTGTTTGCTCGCAGTTTTACCAATGCTTGGGCACAGCTTGCTAAGACAACAGAGACAGTGGCCAAATCAGCGCAGAAAACAGTCACTGAACTACAGCAGTCGGGATCATCCATTGAAGTCAGGATCACTGTAAGTGCTCCATTGCTTCATATTCCAGAAAGTTCTAGGTCACGTAATGCCTTGTTGTTGAACTTGGGAACATTCCACATCAGAAATTCTTTGACTGATTATCACTCAGCTCGTCTTACTTCTTTGTCATCAGCCATGTTTGCACAAGAGAAACCTGTTGGGTCGGGAGTTCAGGTTGAGCATTATCGACTACAGTTTGAAGAGTTTGGTTTGGTCAGGCAGATCAAAGATGGCCAACATAGAGTGAACAGAGTGCTGTTGAAGCAGCTCAAGTTGGGGATTGACATGACTCGCAATTTGTCAGTTGCATATCAAGATGAATCTATACCACTTGTTCATGTGTGGGGTGAGATACCAAGCCTTTGTGTCTTGTTAAATGAGCTTGACTATCATGCAGTCATCACAACATATGAAAGGAATTTGGGGCAATCGTTTAGTTCTACTCAATATGAAGAAAGAGATGAAGTGCACAGAGACATGACAGATATGGGCAGTGTGCGTCCCACTGTCAAGCTACGATTGTCTGTTAAAAATATGAAGCTAGTTCTATACACTAACAGTGACCAGCTGCCTTTACGTTTGGCAACCAACCAGAACTATGGCAACCCGTTTGCTTGTTTCAAGATATCAAGCATCCACCTTAATGGAGTCATGTTAGCAGATGGCGCTCAGAAACTGACTGCATCCGCATTAGACGTTTCAGTGCATGATACTCGGCCAAATAGACCAGGAGCTATAAAACAGATTCTGAGTCATGGCAAGGGGATCCCATCTGAGACAAATCCATTAGTTCCTTCTCTCACAATAAAGTATGAAGCAGAGCCAAACAGTGATCGAAGTGTTGCTGTTGAGTTTGACAGACCAcgcatctgtttgtgtgtaaaatTTCTTTTACGATTGCAGCAGTTCTTAGAAGATGATATGGATGAAACAGAGGAGACTGTGATTGAtggtatgccaagaatgagaaCATCTGAATTGGGAGAAGCTAAGGTTAATGCTGCAGAAACCAGTACACAACATAGGGGTCACTTTGGAAGACGTTTTGCTCAAAGTATTCGAAAAGTAGCAAGCCAACTGACATCAGTAGAGGAACAAGCAACAGATGCTGTACCAAACACAACTGATGAAAACTGTATTGTTCCAGAAAGAAAGAGTCGCTGGAGTAGTGTCAGAAAACATGTTAATCGCAGTTTTCATGGAGTTGCTGCTCATATAGTCACAGCACCAGGAGGCACTGCACGTTCCcctgacatacaaacaattcCAGAAGATGATGTGATAAGCAATAATGTTGATGGTCCATTGCTTTCACGATCAGTCTCACCTGTGCCACCCAGTCAAACATCAGCCACACCATGGAAATTGTCATTGCACATAAATTGTAAACTGGCTCAACTGACAGTACCCGAGAGAGCAAAAGACAAAGATTGTCCAGCTCTTGTCATTCTATGGGATAAGTTGACCTTGGAAGCATTCAAGGAAGCAGGAAAAACACACATTGCTGCCAGTATTCAGGACCTGGAGATGGTTTCTTGTGTCTTGATTAAACCAGCAGAATCCAGAGTTCAGGTGTTACGACCATGCAAAGCTGAAATTGAAGGTAATTTTACTACTGCTGAAGAGTCTATGCTGCTTCGGCTATTCCAAATTGATGTCACTCTTTATCATTCTGTGCTGGAAACGATGAACAGTCTCTTGAAATCCTACCAGAAGAACACAAACCAAGGTGAAGTTATTGCTGACATTTCATCTGAAGGTGGGGAGGACCTACTGGTTCCTCAAAAGGTCAACCTTGACCGATGGAATTCACAAGAGTTTGAGCAAAACACTTCTATTGCAGAGAGCAGCAAAGACCAGCAACTTGTTGTTGATGCAGAAAATATTTCTGTCACAATTCAAGTTAAACACACAGATTTGTATCGTCCTGTGGTTGTTTTTTCTGCTGCTGTTAATGCTGAACTACTGAACTGGTCACACTTTCCAACGGCTGGTGCTGACATTCATCTTCAAGCTTCATATTATAATTTAAGTACAGATGCTTGGGAGCCTCTTATAGAACCAACTGAAGATGAAAATGGTGAATACCGGAAGTGGAAAATGTCTTTTCATCTCATTCAGTTGCTGAACCAACCAGCTGTCTTTAAGACAGATGTCAAGGGTGAGGATGAACTTATCCAGGAAGCTCTCAGTCTCTCTGGGAGTGAAGTCAGTCTGGCGGGAACTTCAGCAACAAGGAGAGACTCATTATATAGCATGAGTAACCATTCATCGTCACACTCAAGCTTGGGCAGTAGTGTCTTGACAAGAATCAATCTTGCTCCCCGTCGGTCAAGCAGCCGCTCCTCAATGATCATTACTGATGATCAGCTTAGTTCAGATGATACTGATGGCCCATTATCTAGTGGTAGTGAACTAACAATACCTGGAAGTGTTATATGCACCTGCATTATTCTCACGTCTACAGAACCTGTTCATTTGGTCGCATCTAGTGCAAGTATTACAACTCTGACTACTGCATTTGATGCTTGGTACAATGATAATAGCCATCCTAATAGACAGTCATTGTTTCACCCTTCTGTAGATGAAATCCTTATCCAAATTGAAAATTCATCTGGGCTTAAAACATCAGTGATACCTGAAGAGGGTTTGTTAGAGAGTGGTTCAGAAAACTCAAAGTTTGCTGTGGAGTCAAACTCATGTCTTGCACTGCTCTACAGCCATACAAATGGAAGAATTACTTTAACACCAACAACAGCCAACAATCCAGTTGGTCAGTATGATCACTTTCCTTTGCAACGAGTTGAACCACAAGAGGTTGTTCATGGTTCAAGTGATGATGAGGACTCTGAGATTGTTGATGACATTGATGAACCACAGCTGAAAAATGAAGTACAACCTGATCAAAACAGTGAACTGGGTAATTGTGTGCTTTCTGATACTGGCATTTCATTAGAACCGAGTAAACAAGTGTCAGACTCTACCTGGGTCACACCTGGAGAATCAAGTCAAACTGAGTCAAGTGAGAAATTATGTGACCCTGAGTTACAGAAGCACAAATCAGGGACACCAACCAATATAGTTTGTCCTAGCAGTGACATGATATTTACTGCAGGTGATACCTATCCAAGTTTGGAGAACTTAAATGATGTATTGCACTCTGAAGATGAAACAGACCAAGATTGTGATCCTTTTCAAGGAGTAGGTGATGTGTTTGAAGAAGATGTCTTAGACGATGACTATCTTGAAGATTCAACAATGCAAGAAACTAGTCCATCCTTGTTTCAGTTCTCAGCACCTGCCTCTCCTCGAAGTCATAATATACACCAGGTTCTTGACATTAAGCAGTTGTTTTCTCTACAG TTTGAAAATGCTGAAAGAATGTCAAATGTTCCTTTGAACAAGACATGCTCTACTCTTCTGCCAGTGGGAAATGCTGAC GAAAATGACCAGAGGTTTGCAGTCTGCGAAGTGGTGTGCAAGCCACACAAGAAAACTGTCCAAATCAGATCTCCTTTGCAG ATTGAAAATCATCTCTCAGACAAAATTGAGATTTTGTATCAGATGCCAGATGACAGCGCAGACGGCTACACACACTCCCTGACTGCTAATTCTGGTGAAATCTTGTCAGTTCCTATTCATGTAGCTTACAAAGGAAAAATTTTTCTCAAGCCATCAGGATACAA GAAAGGAGCTGAAGCTCTCATGTGGGTTCCTGAATCAAAGCAGGCAAGCAGATTTCTAAAATTTGAATCAGAAGAAGGAGATTTAGCTCCAATCATTGTCCAA GTCTCTTGGAAAACATCTCTTTGTCAATTCGGGTTTGGAAGAAAGACATCTTCCACTACTATTTTACACATCCACCCACCTGTTGTCATTGCAAATCTGTTACCAATTGACATTTTGTTTCGTTTAGAG GATGAATATGGTAAATACCAGAACATTGCCAAAGGCAAAGATAAACATTTGGTGCAATTTCATAGAGTCTCTGGTGTGCACACAGTACAAGTTAAG atTCTTGGGTATCAAAACCGCGGGGAGTGGGTTGGAGCCTTTGAGTTCAGTAGTGACACATCCAGCAGTGAAAACATTTCATTTAAGGTTGCATCTGTATCGGATACTGGAAAACGAAAAACACTG CATCTTGGAGTTCATGTTGTGAAAGAAATGGGTGTTCGACTCACAGTTTACTGCTGCTATTGGATCATCAACAAGACGACATTACCTCTAATCTTTAAG GGGAAAGGAGGATTCCACCAAAGGTCGATTGAAAGTGATGAAGGTGTGTTATTACTAAGCTTTAGACGCATGGTTGAGCACAAG TTGAAGTTTATGTTGCACAATGCCACTTCTTGGAGTTCTTATTTTGCCGTCAAGGCTGTTGGTAATGTAGATGCAGTGTCTTGTGAACACGATGATACCGTATATGAT GTCTacgtgacaattgagatgtcaTACACCTCATTAACAAAGATAGTCACGTTGACTCCTCGGTATGTCGTTCACAACAAATCGCAG TACACATTACAATGTTTATCACCTCCACGAAATACTTCATTTGTGTTGAAGCCAACAGAG TGTCTGCCTTTCTGGCCAACTAAAACAAAACAGATGCAGCTCCAACTTCTCGGATCTGACATCCTATCATGGCCATTTGATTTCAATGAGGCCACTTcgtttcttcttctccttcacGAGTCTTTGACCAAACCG GTCACCACCATTAGTGTCAATATACAAGAAGAAGGTGTTGGAAGAATTATAGTCCTTGGGCCATACTATGCAGGAGCAGCTCCCATTCGTCTTGATAATTTCCTAAGCAGTGCTTCTATTGAATTCCATCAAGC TGACTCTGGTCAGACACACATACTTCAGCCTGAAAAGTCTATAATGTACACTTGGGACGAACCTCTTAAGCCCAAGTACATTTGCTGGAGACTGGCTGGTTCAAAGGAAGAGAAGAGAAAGCTATACTGCATT GATGGCAAAGGCGAATTTGTGATTCCAGTACGACGAAGTACATTTGTAGCTGCTAGGCAAGTACTGGCAACTGTCACACCACTTCTTCCAACTATCACTTCTGAGTCTGAAGAAGATCAAGATTCATCAGTTTATGATCAAGATAGTTCAGTTGACGATGAAACATCTCGTGGCCGTGATGAGACGGATTTGTTTCGACGACGAAAACGGTTACAAGCTGTGCATTCTGTTGGTCATTGGGTCAACTTCTTAGATGGAAGTCAGCGAGCTATAGTGTTTACTGTTGATCCAAAGATTGTCAAGAAAGCTACTCAA GTGGAGCAGTTAGACAAAGCATATACAGACCTGTTTGTGTCATTCAGTGGAGTGTCTGTCTCAATCATTGACAGGCAGCCTCGGGAGATTGCACACATCAGCACGTTTGG CACTGCAAATTGGGAAATTTGCCGTCAAGGTGAAAACAATGTTGATACTGAGTGGCAACCACTCAATGTCCAACTCTCAAACTCAGTTGAAGAACAATATGAAAAGCTGCACCAACAAGATGACAGTTTATCATCACACAAGAAACAGCAGGTTGAG GTATTGTTTGATGGTGAAATGCCAGAGATGGTAAAACCATATGCAGGCAAGCTAAGAAGAACATACAACCCTGGATTCTGGTACCGCTGGGCTCTGTCTCAAACTCGATCTGTGAACCATTTCAAAATCGGAAGAGTCCAG GTGGATAATCAAATGGATGACGCAGAATACCCGGTTGCTGTATCAGAATTGAGATTGCCTTCAGTGATGACACCTG TTGAGACTAGTTTTGAGGTTGCATGGATGAGCCAACAAATTAACTCTAGTTGTCCTGTGCAGTACAA AATGAGAGCAAGTATTGCACCACTTGAAGTATCACTGGACTTGCGATTTATATATGCTGTCTGGAGAGCTCTCCAACCCGgcacacaagaaaacagaactgAA ATGAACGAAATTAGTTGTGATCTGGAGTCTATACAGCAATTAAAGTGGCAGGATGTTATCTTTGAAGGAACGTCAGTGCGGAAAAGTTTAGTAGAATATCTTCACATTGATCCTGCAGAA gtaaagttgaactTGTCTCTTCGGATGGCAGACTCTCATCATAAAGAAGATACAAGCAAACTGGACAAGCTGCAGCTGTTCATTGGGTCACTAGGCTTCTCACTACCCTCATTCGAAGGCGTTGATCTGTT gttggattcactGCAAAGAATAGGAGTAACAATGGACACAGATGAATGCTGGTCTCTGATATTATCCCATTACCAACATCAG GCCTTGTCAAAAGCTTACAAAGCAATCCTGGGCCTTGACATTGTAGGCACTTCCTCACTGCGAGGTATTGTCCAAGACATGACATCCTTTTCTGGACCACTTGCTGATATTTCTATG TATGATGTCAGAGAAGATGGCAGCGTCAAGGATGATCTAGTCTTGGGTGTGCGATCAGTTCTAGGGCATGTTTCAG ATAGGACTGCTTCAATGGTGAGCAAGACAGCTACCTCAATAGGTCACAGAATGGCTTCTCTGACATTTGACAAGAAGTTCCAACAA AAGCGTCAGACTCAAATGAAAAATCTTTCTGGATCAGTCAAACATGGTCTTAAAATGGGTGGTCAAGCATTGGCAATG GGTGTGTTTGACGGTGTGACAGGACTAGTTCGGCAACCAGTGCAAG GGGCCAAAAGAAAAGGTGCTACTGGTCTCATTAAGGGTCTTGGGAAAGGTCTTGTGGGGATGGTGACAAGGCCAGTTGGAGGCTTGGTGGACATGGCAGCTATCAGTCTACGCACAATTAGAGG AGCTGAAACAGTCGAACCTAAACCCATCAGACGACCACGTTGCATCATCCCAGGAGAA GCATTGCAACCATATTCAGTGCATCAAGCTGAGCTTCAATTCGTAATCAAG TCTCTCAAAGAACCATTTTGTCATGGGAATTATGTTGTTGACTGCCAACTTGATCCTCGAACTCTACTTGTTCTTACAACAGA ATTTCTTTTGCTACTGGGTCGTGATAATGCAGACCAGGATTGGGCAATAGACAATAACAGTTTAATTGGTAAAACTGTTCGCTTGTCTGATCTGTCAAGTGAGCAAGACAAAGCTGTCAGAATTGATCCCACTGGCATACGTTTCTTCCAG GATGACTGTCTAGAATCAGTAATTGTGATACCTAATTCTACCATTTGCATG GAATTTGCCAATCAAGTAAGGCAGCAACTCTGTGGTGACTTATAA
- the LOC134187192 gene encoding uncharacterized protein LOC134187192, producing the protein MAVHIMKELVYWVLDSYLSRYIKNFDKDKLKGSLWRGNVQLGGEGTPLEIKPEALAGENMPVQVVFGVLEKFSLHIPWTTILGYGDIEVGIKGLYAVVEPNAAQEYDAEQEATMLQALKELQIQKIEHAVQRFRKQQTGH; encoded by the exons ATGGCCGTGCACATTATGAAGGAACTTGTGTACTGGGTACTTGACAGCTACTTGTCTCGATATATCAAGAACTttgacaaagacaaattgaagGGCTCTCTGTGGCGCG GAAATGTACAACTTGGAGGCGAAGGCACGCCTTTGGAGATCAAACCAGAAGCTCTG GCCGGGGAGAATATGCCAGTACAAGTAGTATTTGGTGTCTtag AGAAATTTAGTTTGCACATACCATGGACCACCATTCTTGGCTACGGCGACATAGAAGTTGGCATCAAAGGATTATATGCTGTTGTAGAACCAAATGCTG CGCAAGAGTATGATGCTGAACAAGAAGCAACGATGCTGCAGGCGTTAAAGGAACTGCAGATACAAAAGATAGAGCATGCTGTTCAACGATTTAGAAAGCAGCAAACTGGTCATTAA